The stretch of DNA TATCCAAAAGCAAAAAATCTTTTTTACCGCCACTGCACCCATATCGGGCAGGATTAATTTATCTCCTAAAGGTATCGATACTTTTTGTTGTCTCGATGCTAATACTGTCGCCTATCTAGATTTAACTGGTAGTGGTAACGAAACTGCGGCACATCTACATGAGAACGGCAGAATGACAATAATGTTCTGTAGTTTCGAGGCAAATCCTCTAATTCTAAGATTATACGGTCGAGGAGAAGTAATTAGCCATTCCAGCGATCGCTGGAATAAATTACATTCTCTGTTTGTCTCCACGCCAGGAGAAAGACAAATAATTTTGCTCGATATCGAATCAATACAAACTTCTTGTGGTTTTGGCGTACCGCTATATGAATTTAAAGAAGATAGAGAAACCTTGATTGACTGGGCAGCTAAGAAGGGCAAATCTGGCATTAAGCAATATCAACAACAGAAAAATCTACAAAGTATTGATGGATTGCCGACTAATCTCAACACTAATTAATTGAGCGATCGCCCAAATGTCATCGATCGCAGAAATTGTAAAGAAACATCCTAATATTTTTCTAAAATTAAGAAGATTTTGCGAAACTATAGTTTAACCTTTAGGGCTGCAAGTACAAGAAAATCTCAAACTTATTATTAATGAAATTAGCCGCCAGAGTCGATCGCGTACCACCATCAATGACATTAGCAATTTCTGCTAAAGCAAAAGCCATGCAAGCAGAAGGTATTGATGTCTGTAGTTTTAGTGCGGGAGAACCAGATTTTCCTACTCCCGCTCATGTTGTCGAAGCAGCTAAAACAGCTTTAGATAATGGTAAAACTCGCTATGGACCTGCGGCAGGAGAACCAGAACTTAGAGAAGCGATCGCTCGTAAATTGCAGAAAGAAAACAATTTAGATTATCAGGCAGAAAATACCATCGTTACTAACGGCGGTAAATACTCTCTGTTTAACCTGATGCAGACTTTAATTGAAGAAGGAGACGAAGTAATTATTCCCTCTCCTTATTGGTTGAGCTATCCAGAGATGGTTAAGCTGGCTGGAGGCACGCCTGTATTGGTAGACACGTCAATGGAAAATGGCTATAAAATTACTCCCGAACAGCTAGAAAAAGCGATTACCCCACAAAGCAAGCTGTTCGTGCTTAATTCTCCTTCCAATCCTACAGGTGCGGTTTACAGTCCTGAAGAAATTCGCGCACTTGCAGACGTAATTTTAGCTGACGATAAACTTCTGGTAGTTTCCGACGAAATTTATGAAAAAATTCTTTATGGTGATGCCAAACATCTCAGTATCGGTGCGGTAAATCCTCAGATGCTGGAACGAACTATTACTAGTAACGGTTTTGCCAAAAGTCACTCGATGACTGGTTGGCGCGTGGGTTATGCTGCTGCCCCTGTAGAGATAATTAAAGCCATGACCAAGATACAGGGACATAGTACCTCTAATGTCTGTACTTTTGCCCAATATGGCGCGATCGCGGCTTTAGACTCTTCTCAAGATTGCGTAGCAGAAATGGTCGAGGCATTCGCTAAAAGACGCACTTACATCTACGAAGCGGTTGATGCTATCCCCAAACTAAGCTGTTTTAAACCCGATGGTGCTTTTTATCTCTATGTCGATATTTCTCAGACGGGAATGGGTTCTCTAGAATTCTGTGAGAAGTTATTAGAAACCAAACACGTTGCTGCAATTCCTGGGGTGGCTTTCGGAACGGATAACTGTATTCGTTTTTCCTATGCAACGGGTATGCCGACAATTGAAGAAGGCGTTAGGCGTTTGGCTGAGTTTGTTGATTCTCTGAAGTAATTTAAGTGATAGATATTTTTATTAAAGTTGATTGAGGAGTTAGTAAAACGAAGAAAATTTATCAGCCTGACTCGATTCGTGGCGATACACCAATGTCTGATGAATTACTTAGAGCCGTAAAAAAGAGGCGATTTGTGAAAGTAGCCAAACCTGGATCGGATGACGCTAAATATCTAGATTTTGTAGGAGCTAACGCATCTGCTGGTAATTGGGAAGGTAATTCTAATCCAAAAAATTTAGATGCCATAACAGTTCGGTCTGATGCTTATAAAATAGAAGTATTAGAAGAGTTTTTACACGGCACTCAAGCAAAGTTGGATATGGATATGTCTACAGCAAACTCAGCTATTTTAGAAATTCATGTAAAAGACTTTATGATACGTCATAAAGTCTGGTTAGGTTTGTCAGAAAAAGATGTAGAAGCATTGACAATAATGAAAGAGCTATATGAAAGATAATTACGAGATGGATATTAAAGCTGTTTTTCATCTTAGTAGGGGGACTACGGCTATAGTAGGCAATCTTAAGGGTTATGAAACAAAAAGAATTATAGGCTCCAAAGCACAATTATTTGTTGACGGAAAACCACAAACAACTATTGAGCTATATGAAACTATATTCGATCGCCCTACTAAGGATAATTTGCGATCGCTCGAAACCTACGACAAAGTAGAATTAACCCAAAATTTTGTAGAAAAACACAATTGTAGATTGGTAGAAGTAAAAAACTGATAGATTAATAATGAAAGTTTTTAGCGATAAAAGCAAATTTGCCTTGTAAATAGAAGACTATAAATCTGAGGCTGAAAATTTACGTGTTGTCAATATTGTTGTTTTGCTAGAGCGATCGCTTATTTAATATTTAGTTTGATAATTCGATTCAATTAACCTGCAATGTCAGCATCTCCTAATTCACCTTCAGAGTCAAGATTGATTACAATTGAATGTCCTGCAAATAAATCGCCATCTAAATAATAAATTTCTGCGCTACCATCGTTGCTAATATTTACCGACTTTAGCTCCATCCGCTTGACGAATTATTCCCGATCGATTATTTCATCCTCACTCCAAGTATCATTGTATAAATCTAGTAGCTTTTCTGCTGCATAAAGCTTAAACTTTGAAGCACTGTCTCTAAGGTTTTTAATTACTTTGCGAGTGAATTCTAAAATTTCATCAAAATTATCATTATCAATATAGAATTCAGATTCTATAACTTCACCATTATGGTCTTTTATTTTTCCTTCATACCAAACGTATTCTTCAGAATATTCGATCGCGCCTAAAAAAGAATCATTAATAGTTTTTTGCATTAATTAGAAAAAGATTATTTACTAAATTCTTAATAAAAGTAATGCATTTTAGCTAGAGCGATCGCAATAGATATTGCTTGTCGAACATTTTAGATAAATTATTTGATATTTTTTTTTGCCATATTATATACTCAGATCGCTTATTATCGAGCTTACTCTGTTTTAAATGTCAATCGAGAAAAAAATAATTATAGCTATTAGTTCGATCGCAATTCTGGGCTTTGGTTTATACAAAAATATAGATAGTCCCTTTGTTTATCGACTAATTAGCAAATGGAACTGCAAAGATTCTTTATTACCCGTTTGCAACCCCGCCAATGCTCAAACTGTAGATAAAGTTTCTGGTAACAATGGCGTGGTTGTCTCTACCCAAAAAGAAGCGTCAAAAATTGGTTTGCAGGTATTAAAAGATGGCGGAAATGCGATCGATGCTGCGGTAGCGGTAGGTTATGCCCTAGCCGTTAGCGATCCTTGCTGTGGTAACTTAGGCGGTGGCGGTTTTATGCTGATTCGTTTTGCTAATGGCGAGTCTACTTTTATCGACTTTCGCGAAACTGCACCTTTAGCTGCAACTCAGGATATGTATCAAGATAAGCAAGGTAATGTAATTAAAGGATTGAGTACCGAAGGTTATTTGGCAGTTGGCGTTCCTGGCACTGTAAAAGGTTTAGATTATGCCATGACTGAATATGGAACAATGAAGCGCGATCGCCTTATCAAACCTGCTATTAAATTAGCTAAAAACGGTTTTGTGTTGCAACAGGGCGATGTAGATATTCTTGAGGCGGGAAAAGATAAGTTATTAGAACCTAATGTCGCTGAAATATTTTTGACAGAAGATAACAAAGTCGATCGACCTGGAGATATTTTAGTGCAAACCGATCTAGCCAAGACACTAGAGTCGATCGCCAAACGGGGAACGGAAGTATTTTATCGAGGAGAAATTGCCGAGAAAGTTGTTACTGCTAGCGAGGCTAACAACGGCATTCTTAGCTTAGAAGATTTTGCTAATTACCAGATTAGGGAAACCCAACCAATTAGCTGCAACTATAGAGGTTATCTGGTTATTTCTGCACCTCCTCCTGGTGGTGGTACTACCGTCTGTCAGATGTTAAATATTTTGTCTGGTTACAATTTGAAGCAGTTGGGTTGGCAAACTACCAAAAGCTTGCATTATATCTTTTCGGCAATGCTACTAGCTTTTAGCGATCGCAATCAATATTTAGGCGATCCAGATTTTGTCGAATTTCCCCTCGATAAACTGTTGTCTAAAGATTATGCAGCTACTTTAAGAACTAAAATTTCCGACTACGAAGCTATACCGCCAGAATCAGTTTATTCTAATGTTCAAACGGAAGGAAGCAATACCACTCATTATTCGGTAGTAGATAAACAAGGTAATGCCGTAGCGGTAACTTATACAATTAATTCTTATTTTGGTGCGGGGGTAATTGCCCCAGGTACGGGTTTTTTGCTCAATAATGAAATGAACGATTTTACGACTAAGTTAGGCAAACCCAATCAGTTTGGTTTGCGTCAGGGAGAAGCTAACCTAATTGAACCAGGCAAACGTCCTTTGAGTTCGATGTCGCCTACGATAGTTACTCAAGATGGACAAGTTTATTTAGTAACGGGAAGCCCAGGAGGTTCGACTATACCCAATACCGTATTGCAGGTAATTGTTAATGCGATCGATTACGATATGGATTTAGAAGCCGCAGTTAATACTCCTCGTCTTCACTATCAGGGATTTCCTAATGTTGTTGTTAGTGAACCCAATGCAGTAGATGCCAAAACTATCCGAGGTTTGAGACTAAGAGGTTATACAATTTTTCCTTTCGATACTTTGGGTGCGGCAGAATCAATTTTGGTCGAGCCTGAAACTGGATTAAAAACAGGAGTTAACGATGTTCGCAAACCTGCGGGTAAAGCTGTTGCTTATTAACGTAATAACATTAGAGAATAGGGAACAGGGAACAGGGAATAGGGAAGTAAAAAGTAATAAGTAAATCATTGCTACTCGCTACTCGCTACTCGCTACTTGCTACTCGCTACTTGCTACTTACTACTTACTACTTACTACTTACTACTTGCTACTTGCTACTTGCTACTTATTTTTGGAAATAGTATGATTTCTATTTGAAATGATTATAATATTACAGTTCTGCCTTTTCAGTACTGCCAAAACTAATATCATCAGATTCATAGTCTGGTGGTTCGACGTGAATGGAAACTCTAACTTTACCAAAGCTTTCTGCTAGTCGTTGTTCGATGCGTTCGGTAATTTTATGAGCGGTTTGCACATCAGAAGTATCGACAATCAGGTGCATTTCGATAAATACCTGTCTTCCTACTACACCACGAGAGGCAATATCGTGACAGTTAACTACTCCAGGAGTTGTCATGACAATGCGATGAATTTTTTCGGGTGCGATCGCCATTTCGTCTACCAACCAGGGTAAATTGTCGCGTATTACTTCCCAACCGCTATAAAACACCATAAAAGCAACGGGAAAAGCCAAAATTACGTCAAGCGATCGCAATTGAGGAATATTCAATGCTGATGCTTGCCAAACTCCTATCAAGCCTGCAATTACCACCACCGTCACCCAAATATCGCTGGTGGTGTGTTTGGCATCGGCAATTAAAATCGGACTATCAATTTTTTTACCAACGTTGCGTTCGTAAACAGCAACAAAAATATTGACGATTAAGACAATTGATAACAGCCATAACTCGCTTGGTGCAACTTCTACAGGCTTACCACCAAAAGCAATACGTTCTACCGCACCCTTGAGAATTTCAAAACAGGCAATTCCTAAAAAAGCGGCAATTCCCAAGGCACCTAACGCTTCAAATTTTTGATGTCCGTAGGGATGTTCTCTGTCTGGTAGGGGAGAAGAAAAACGATTGGCAATTAAGCCCAAAATATTGTTGGCACTGTCGGTAATGCTGTGTAAAGCATCTGCTTGCAGGCTAAGAGAACCAGTAGCAAAACCAATGGTTGCTTTTAACGCCATTACGAATAAATTTAGCAGCAGAGTTATCCAGAGAACTTTGCGAACTTGGGAACGATTGTCTTGCATTTTCGACCACGAATTATCATCATGCCTTCGTTATACAATCATAAGCCGAAAATAACTATAGTCTTTGGCAGTAAATGCTTTGAGGTGTATTCATCTGTCAAAAACATATAGGCTTATTGCAATTTATTCTAATAAACAAAGTATTTTGTTCTTATTAATTGGTAGTTGTTTTACTAAGGTTAGATGATATTAATTAGCATTAAAAACCTAATATTAAAATTGATTACCGATCACCTGTATTAACAAAAATAGCTGCCTGAGTGCGATCGCGCAGATTGAGACGACGCAGAATACTGTTGACGTGATTTTTAACGGTGCGTTCGGCAATGTATAGCTGTTCGGCGATTTCACGATTGCTATAGCCTTTAGCAATTAATTGTAATACTTCTTTTTCTCTAGAAGTTAAAGTCTCTAATTCTGGTGTTTGAGTAGCTGTAGAAGTGGTAACGGCTTTTTTAAACAATCCAGGGCTTAATTGAGTGTAACCTTTGTTGGCAAAACGAATTGCTTCGGCTAGTTCTGTCGAGGGAGTGTCTTTAAGCAAATAGCCTTTAGCACCATAAGCCATTGACTGAGCTACATATTCATCATCGTCAAAGGTAGTGAGAACTAATATCTTAATATCTGGTGCTTGTTTGGCGAGAGCCTTAATTGCTGCCACTCCATCCATTACAGGCATCCGAATATCCATTAATACTACGTCGGGTTGCAGTGAAAGCGATCGCTCTACGGCTAGCTTGCCATTTTCCGCCTCGCCGACAATTTCTATATCGTCATGAGTTTCTAATAAACTCGCCAGTCCTTCTCTGACAATGCTTTGATCGTCTACTAACAACACGCGAATCATAAGGTATTTCTCACTTTGTGTTCTAAGGAAAATCCACTATTAATGAGCCATTTATTATTAAGCATTTATTGTCTGTAGTGTTCAGTGTTTATTGAATCTATAGTCGGTAATTTATACGAGCGGAATTTTGACTTTAACCTTGCAGCCTGCACCATACTGACTATTAACAGAGAAACTACCGTCTAAGGCTTGAGTGCGTTCCTGCATTCCCTGAATACCAAAACCTGTTGTATTCTCTTGCGGCTCAAAACCACAGCCATTATCTTTTACAGTAAGACAAACATAGTTATTTTTAATATCTAAATCTAGTTCGACTTTGGTAGCTTGACTGTGTTTGACAACATTAGTTAGAGCTTCTTGTACGATTCTATATAGTGCGGTGTCGATTTCTGTAGAAACAGTAGTTAAATTTATTTTTGAGGCGATCGCAATATTATTATTAGCTTCAAATTCGTCTATCAGTTTAGCGAGAGCAAGTTCTAGCGATCGCCCCTGTAAAATATTATTTCTCAGAGTTGCTACCGACTGACGAATATTTTGTAGTGCTTCTTTACCTAACTGTCTGGCTTTTTGGATGTAACTGGCGGCTTTGGTACGATCTTGTTCTAAAAATAAAGCAGCATTTTCCAGTTGAATACTTTGGGCAGTAAGATAGTGTCCGACAGAATCGTGAATTTCGCGAGCGATGCGGTTTCTTTCTTGTAAGATGGCTCGATCTTCTAACTTTTGAGCATATTGCCGCAGACGACGATTGGCAATGGTTAGCTGTTGGCGGCTTTGATGTTCGGCTAAAATCGTGCTTACCGACAACAGAACAAATGCCAAAACTAAACCAAATAATAATGCCGAATTAAACAGCAAGCCAAACAAAACTCTATTAGCTTCTTCAGGTGGCAAACGTTTCAAAATACGGGGTATTCTGCCGAGAACGATACCAAAAGGAGTAATTCTAAGCCAAATCGCTGCCTGTAGTAATAAAAAAGAACTATAGGCGATCGCAGCAGCAATAATTCTTCCTCGCCAATTAAACAGCAAACAGGCACGAATAACCACAATCAACAGCAACGGCGGAAACACTCGATCTCGTCCTCCTAATAATACCGCCAGCCAACTTAAAGTAAAGCCCAAACTAATATAAATCTTTTTAAAATTGGCATTGGAGAAAGGCAGTCTCAACCCCATAATTCCCAACGCCGCAATGCTGAAAATCGCACTTAAATTCAACAGCCAGAAGTTCGATGCCAAATGATGGTGACGGGGTGCCAGTAAATCCGAAAAAGCAGTTAGTAAAGCAATTACTAGTAAAATCCACTCTAGATACAGCAGTAGCTTAAAAGGATGTTTTTGCCACGTAGTTTGAGTCATTTCATTTAGCATTTATCAATGAGCAATGAGCAATGAGCAATTATCGTCTGTAGTGTTCACTGTTCATTGTTTACTGTTTAATCTAGTCCCAAAGTACTAACAGAATTGGGAACATAGATCGATGTTACTCTACTGCCTTACTACTTACCATTGAGCTATAAGCAATCAATTTTGTAACTCAATCTAAGGAGACAAAAATTTTATGAGGAGTATTTTATTAACTCTAGCAGCAACTTCGCTAATTCTTCCAACTACAGTTTATGCTGCTGACTTTAATTCCATTAATTCAAATAATAGTGACACATCTATGAAAATAGCTCAAGCGCGACCCAAACACGGTAAAAGACACGGTAGAGGCGATCGCCTGGAAAAACTACAGGAACAGCTAGATCTTTCTACCGAACAAAGACGACAGATCGAACAAATCGAGCAACAGTCCGAAACTGAAACAGAGGATTTGCGCCAACAGCTAGAGGAAGCTCACCAACAAATGCAGACGCTACTATCTAGTGATGCTTCTACCGACGAACTGCGCCAACAACACCAACAAATGCAAGAACTGCATCAGCAGCTAGACAATAATCGTTTTGAAACCAAACTACAAGTTAGAGAAATTTTGACACCAGAACAGCGGACTCAGTTAGCAGAAACAATGCAGCGCCGTTGGGAACGAAAAGGCGAACGGTAAGATTTAATTATTATTCGGGGTTTTCATGACAATAAAAAGCGATCGCCAGCAAAAATGCCAATTCTTTAAAACCTAAATTCTTTTGCTTTTAGTAAGCGATCGCCTTGTAAGACTCTAACTAGAACTTTCTTCCCCAATAACCCCTATTTTATGACGAAAAGATAGTTCTCCACCGTACCAACCACCAACAGAAAGTAAGGTAGCTATCACTAGAGAAAGAATAATTCCTACAGGAATAATTGTGGTTTGTGGATCGCCCAAACGCAAGCCAAAGTTAACAAATGTCAGTACCAGAACTGCCACGTTGATAAACATATGCGCCCAACCAGCGGTACGCCGACGCACCTTTTTAACCCTGATAAAATCTACCATGCCAATTAAAGCAGCTAGAACACCAGCTAACCCACCCAGACCAATTAGCCATAGTGAAGCGCGCGCCCAGAAAAAGTCTTTGGTCAGCCAGTAACCTATGTCGCTACCTGCCGCACCGCTCAAAAAAGCAACGGGAAAAATTACTAAAATTGGATGAATGGGGTGTCCAAAAATAGATATGGAACTGGTAATACCGCTTCCCACATAATCACCTTCGCGGCTTTCTAAAATTGCTGGAATATTAGGATACGGAACTTGACCACTTGCGTTGGTGCGTTCGGCTGAGTTTTGCATTGGTTTCTCCTGAATTTAGATGAGTTGAATTAAGTTTTAAAATTTTTATTCGACAATATTTTTAATGGTCGAGCTAATCTTTTCTCTGACTTCTTTTACCTGTTGGGCTATGGGTCTTTTTTCGTTGAGAAAGACGCGAGCGCAGTTGCGACCTGGCATTCCCGAAATTGAGCCGCCTGGATGGGTTCCTGCCCCTGTAAGGTATAGTCCTGCTATGGGTGTGGTATAGTTGGCAATTTCTGGTAGAGGTCGAAAGAACACCATCTGATCTAAAGTCATATCGATGTGATAGTAATTGCCCTTATAAGCTCCCAGACGTTCTCCCAATTCGGCTGGACTTTCGACACGACGGGCAATAATGGCATCTTTTACATTAGGGGCATAATCGGCTAACTTATCAATAACGCGATCGGCAACTTTATTTTTTAATTCATCCGTCCAACCAGTACCGTTTAGTCCCTGTCCTTCCATGCCATGAATTTGATAGGGAGCAAAAAATTCGATCCAGAGAGTGTGTTTCCCTTCTGGTGCCATAGAAGGATCTAATACCGTCGGTACGTCGAGATACATCGATGGATTTTCATCGGGTATTTTACCCATTGAAGGTAAAGTGTGAGCTTCTTCTACGTGATGCATCGAGTCGGCAATTAAAATCGAACCGATAAGCAATTCTTCTCTGTGGTTGTAGCGTTCAAAACGGGGTGCTTCGGAAAGCGCGCAGTCAATTTTTAGAATAGTTTCATTGTTGTTGACAATACGTCTATCTAGCCTTTCTCTCAAGTCAGGTGCGGCAACTTCACTCGCCTCAGCAGGAACCATATTTAAAAATAAGCGACGAGCATCGATATTAGAGATTACCCCTTGTTTGGCGCGATATTCTTCGCCATTACTAGTTCTGACTCCTTCTGCCCGACCATTATTACCAATCAAAACCTTTTCTACGGCGCGATCGCACAATACCACTCCGCCTTTATCTTTAACTAAATTTAGTAAAGCTTGAGTTAAGGCACCCGTTCCCCCGCGAGGTCTTGCCATACCAGGGTTGTGCCGCATAGACATCATCATCGAACCAATACCGATAGTTTTCTGAGAGGGAGGCGAGCCAAATTCGGCTGCAAGCCTAGCCAAGGGTGCCCTGAGAAATTCGGAGTCGAACCAATAATGCAAACTATCTTCAGGGGAAGTTAGCATAGTCCGAATCAAGTCGAGTGTTTTATCTATGCCGCCTATAGTAGAAAATAAATCCTTAATATTGTTTAAACCGTAATTACCAGCAATATCGATTAGCGACTTAGGTGGTGCATTGAAAACTGGGGTAATACCTTTGGTCAAACGCTGCCAAAAATCAATGTATTCGCGATATTTTTCGGCATCTCGTTCGCTATATTTAGCAATTTCAGCACAGGTTTTTTCTACCGATTTATGTGCCAAAAAATATTTGCCATCGGGATGGGGGCAAAAGGTTACGGGGTCACAATAAAGATATTCTAAGCCGTATTTATTTAGTTCTAATTCTTCAACGACGGGACCCAAATGAATAAATTCATGATCGATCGCACAGAGATTGAACTTAAACCCTGGTGCTTCTTCTGGCAGAGATTCTTCTGTAGTAGCTCCACCGCCAGGTATAGCACGTTTTTCTAGTAAGGCAACGCTATAACCTTCTTTGAGTAAATAAGCAGCACAGACTAATCCATTATGACCAGCCCCAATAATAACGACATCGTATGTTGGCATAACCTGTAATTGTTAAATAAATTCAGACAGTTCAATCTACTTGCGCTTTTTTAACTTAAAAAACGTCGTGGCATTTTAACTAATATTAAAAAACTATTTACCTCAAATTTATCTATCGAGGGAAATAAAAATAAATTAGCAACTTTTCTGTATTGGTTGAGACAAATAAAAACAAATTGTGATGGTTTTCCTATTTGTAATAGTTGGCGTGTTGCCTTCAAAACGGCTTTATTATCTATCTTTTTGGAGAAGTATTAAAGCGTCAAATATGTATGTAGAGCCTAAAATTGTTTGTAGTTTGCCGACCTATATTTTTTCTTCCTAAATCCTTACAATTATTGCAAATATTATCTATACTTAATTGCGTTGACGATAGTTGAGAGATTTTTAAATGAAGACTTCAAATTTTATTACTAATTTAGTTGACGTTAAACGTAAGTTAGTTGCTTTTGCCAGCATTTTCGCCATATTTTCCCTAATTTTTGCTAGTGTTTTTACTGTAAACACTGCCAGCGTCAGTGCGGAAACCATTAATCTGCCTACAATAGTTGCCTTTGAAAATGTATCTGGCGAAGGTATTGGCGACAAAGTACAAGGTACATTCGATCGCGGTGCAGGTAAGATGCAGAAAAATTTTGGCGATGCCGCAGACCGCCCTGGGGACACTGCTAAAGGAGCTTTAAAAGAAGCAAAAGGTGCAGCCAAACAGAATTTAGGTGAAGCTAAAGCGMAAGCCGATATGGCTGGAGACAAAGCTGAAAATGCTGCTGAAAGCTTTGTAGACTCAGTTAAAGATTTC from Myxosarcina sp. GI1 encodes:
- a CDS encoding CsbD family protein, with amino-acid sequence MKTSNFITNLVDVKRKLVAFASIFAIFSLIFASVFTVNTASVSAETINLPTIVAFENVSGEGIGDKVQGTFDRGAGKMQKNFGDAADRPGDTAKGALKEAKGAAKQNLGEAKAXADMAGDKAENAAESFVDSVKDFFE